AAGAACCGTGCCGTAGGTTTTCCATCCGGTCCTAAATACCATTTTTGACTTAAATCGACATGGTGCGTTTGCACATCGAAAATGAATTGATCCTTGGGCCACCGCTCGGAAAAGGCTTTCGGGTCGGCGGCTTCGGCGGCCTCCACATCATAGCATTCGCCGAATACTTCATTCAGTGCGAGTAACGCGGCGGCCATCCCCGCCCCGGTCTGGAAGAATCCGCGGCGATCCAATCCCAGACGGGCCGCGTTCCGGTCGCCGATTTCCAACACCCGCGATTCGACCCGTTTCAGTTCCTCGCTTTGCGGCGGGGGCACGAACTCTTCATTGGAAGCAATTCGAGTCGGGATTGGGGTCCGAATTCCTCGTTGGGCGTCGTAATCGCATTGCCGCATCCACATCGCTAATCCTCCAGATTGCACATCGGCGAATTTAGGTCCATCGGGTATACTCACTCAATCGGATCGGGGTTTCGGACGCATTCCAAGGAAGGATTGACGGATGCCAGTTTTTGGAGTTCACACATCAACCGCTGGTGGTCTGGTGAATGCGGTCCGAGAAGCCACGAAACTCGGCTGCGAAACCTTCCAGATGTTTACCAAGAATGCCAATCAATGGCAGGCGAAACCGCTTCAAGATTCGGAGATCGCACAGTTTCGACGCGAACTGCACGAGTCGGGCTTGCGGTTCCCGACGGCTCACGATTCGTATTTGATCAATCTCGCATCGGCGGATGATGCCCTGCGTGAGAAATCGATCGCGGCGTTTCGGGTGGAATACCAACGCGCAGAGGCGTTGGGGTTGCAGTATTTGGTGATGCACCCCGGAGCGGCGTTGAAATCTCCTGAAGACGAAGCGCTGGCCCGCGTGGTAGAATCGTTTGATCGCATTCATTCCGAATGTCCGGACTTCCGCGTGCAAATTCTGGTCGAAACGACCGCCGGTCAAGGCAGCACGCTTGGCTACCGGTTTGAACATTTGGCGACCATCCTGGGAGGCGTTCGGGAACCCCAACGCATGGGAGTTTGTTTGGATACCTGCCATGTGTTTGCCGCCGGATATGCCTTGGAACCGCAAGCGGCATATGATGCGACGTTCGCAGAATTCGATCGCGTGATTGGATTATCCTGGATTCGATTGTTTCATGTCAACGATAGTGTCAAACCCCTTGGATCGCGGGTGGAT
This DNA window, taken from Tuwongella immobilis, encodes the following:
- a CDS encoding deoxyribonuclease IV, yielding MPVFGVHTSTAGGLVNAVREATKLGCETFQMFTKNANQWQAKPLQDSEIAQFRRELHESGLRFPTAHDSYLINLASADDALREKSIAAFRVEYQRAEALGLQYLVMHPGAALKSPEDEALARVVESFDRIHSECPDFRVQILVETTAGQGSTLGYRFEHLATILGGVREPQRMGVCLDTCHVFAAGYALEPQAAYDATFAEFDRVIGLSWIRLFHVNDSVKPLGSRVDRHAAIGQGAIGLAAFQRLVRDPRFTDLPMILETPKTGDDDQAMDPINLQTLRNCRIEGSGDSPRDPG